The genomic region TCTGACAAAGGGTCCGGGTGCAATAAGTAGGGGTTGTCCTCTTCAAACTGATACCCCTGGGACAAACACAAGGAAAACACGGACGCTGCTGAGAGTAGTTCTATGTGTACTGTTTTAACAAAGGACGGTCGTCATGAAAAGCAATGTAAACAGATCCTTCTCAGCAGATGCCTGTTCTGAACAGGTTGACAGGTACCTTGTCATAAGAACTGCTGAGTAGCTGATCGAAGTCAGACAGCCAGGGATGGCTCTCTGCATCCCTCTTAGCCATCTCCTCCCActcctgctgcagcttctcCCAGAAATCCACATCACTCTGACAAAATGACAGATACACATCATTACTTCACAGTCTCCTCACATCACACATCATCATGTATTATAGGCATGTTTGACCTTTTTGATTGATGGTGTTTCGTAGacagtgcttttaaaaaaacaacaacaacaacacaggatTAAGTTACTTTATCAAGGGCATGTTGATGCAAATTGTTTAGGCAAGTTTCAAACTTCAATTTTCCAGGACACCGTGTGATCTTACCTGTACATTTCAACTGCTCCCAATTAAAATACAGTACTTTCAGCTCATTGGTTATCGTCTCACCTCCACTGCAGCTTTAGCTTCTTGGAAATCCGGCCCTGACGCGGTGAACTGATCTACCCAGGCTTCAGCCGACTCCTCTGACACCTGAAGAGCAATGACAGTGATGCATGAGTCGGCACGTGCTGTCTATGAAACATGTTATATTAGAGCTGAGGATGGGGacattaaaacaggaaaaatatgGAGGGAAGTGAATGGAAAGGAGGAAAAGATGAAAGaagaaacaacacataaaaaaagCTAATTTTCTCCTACTTACTTACATTTATTCCTAATTATATACTGACTTTTCAACAGCAGCAAAATCTTTAAATTCTGAATACATCTTACTGTTTATTTGTAGGACAAAAAACTCTAAGCGCAAATAGTAGCAAAATTTAAATATAGCAACAACtgctgctaaaaataaaaatacctatCGCTGCCAAGACCACAGAGGTCCTACCTGCCTGACGACCTTGGCCCACTGCTCTGCTTGTTTAGCTTTAACTTTTTCAATCTTCTTATTCCTCTCTGGGGGTTCCAAGGGAAGACTACCACCTCCCGTCTCCATCAGGAACTACGGCAGGAGGCGAGGAGGGGTGGCGGTGGGGAATGGGGCAATGTTTTGAGGAGGGAGCGGTTGGTGAGGTGGTTTTTTTTGGAGGGGTGGGCGGAGGAGTAATTTTAAGTAGTAGGAGGAGTAGATGAATGGTGGTTATTAATTGAGGGAATGGCAAGCCGAGAGTTTGAAGGCAGGTCAAAAAATGGGAAAAGTACAAGTGAAAGTTAAGCAGATATTAATCAGAAACAGGACTGAGAGCTACACATGCACATTATAAAATGGAAGCCCATTTCTGCCAAATTTTAACTCACCAAGTCAAAATTATGAAATAcatttatgtaataataataagttgaAGTTTTGACATAATATCTTATAATTTTGACTTAGTGAGTTAAAACTTTACCTTATCTCATAATTTTGACCATCTCATTATGGTGAGTATTTCTTTAATctttagcctttttttttaaatctcatttttaaactatttccattttcttgGTGAAAATCTGCTTCCATAGTATTATACTTTCAGGGGGAAATCTAGTTAAAtccaaaaaaaatgtttttcataaagACCTGACATAATGAACAGTtatatgttttttaatcttttctgCCAGAACTGAACAGTCAAAGAACTGAGTCAAGATGGGAATAACCAGAGCTTGATTATACACATACATAGAAATGCATGAGAATATATAACTAAATGCATAAGAGGGGAAGCAGATAATAGGAGCCCTGACTTTGCAGAACAAATTCCATCTGCAATGCTGCACAGCCTTGAGCTTCATATTACAGGGAGAGAAGTGGCTGCTTTTGGTTACATTTGTGGAAAATGTTACTCTGCATCAGATGCTGGGGTGATGAGTCACTAGACATAGCCTATACTGTGCAAAAGTGAACCAATGTGCTTCCCCAATGTACTCCCAATTGCAACCATCCCCCTCCTCAGTGGGCAGTGACTCGTACCTGGTTGAGGGTGGAGGCCCAGTTCTGAGCCTCCTCGGCCTGAGCTTTATCTGTgagctgtttgtctgttctgCTCTCCACTGTCACACTGCCCTCGCCAATCTGCCTAATGAATTGCAGGaactaaacaacaacaacaacaacaaaaaaagccatTGCCATTACTAATTGCTCAGGTTCATACTAATATACTGCTAGTTTATTTCTAAAGCAACAACTTTCTTTCTAACTAAGATAACAACCTtgaaaaaccacaaaaaaactaaagtcATCAACATTATCACTGCTTCCAAGGaacaaaatgttaaagaaaaagagaaaggataTGGTGATAGATATGTTAAAAAGGAATGACGTATGGTATAAAAAGGATCCACTTGCTGTCAAGTACAGATTAAGTCGCTGCTCACCTCTGTGTTTTGTAACTTGGGGTCATCAACCTTTGCGACGAGCTCATTGGCCGTCTGCCTCAGCTCGTCTCCTGGTTGATACTCCTTTGTCCTGTCAGATTAACAAAAAAACTGTCAGTATTATACTCTAAATTATAAGATAAGACGGAACTGTTGATTTTATTCTACATATATAAGCTGGAACAAATCAAAGGCTGTACTTTGTATTGTTGTGCAAGTGAGTTATTTTGACGTCAGTGCGATATGTTGAGGATTAGACATCTGTAATGCTGACATTCTATCCATTAGCTTTCACTTCTTGCTCAGATGCTTCATTGCCTTTTGACAGGGCTTTTCTTTGGATGAGCTTAACATCAGACAAGACATGTTTGAAAATTTTTAATTCAACAGACACATCCATTCAACAAGAAGACGAGAATACCATCAAGGTCCATACATGCATTCAAATCTGCTCTCCTTTGTCTACCTGTGCCCCTGTTCTCTTTTACTCCCCCATAAGTGTCTTGCCTATGCTTCACTGGAGTAGCTTTTTATATAAGCCATTTTGCATCTGCATGCTTTCAACACTCTATCCATGTCTCCCATCCCTTGTTCTAACCATTCATTCTCCTTGTCTCCCAGGTCTCCCAGCCACAACTTCTCCTCCGACTGCTCTAGATACTCCTCTGCCCAGCGTCCAGGATCTGGagcagggggggaaaaaaaacataaatagcacAGCAGAGAGGCACATTGTAAAAATCACaaacaatgcaaaaataaaaggaTTTATCCATGGTAAGTTTGCTCTGATGTCAGTAAAAACTGATGACTGATGACTCCAGAAAAATGCGCATTAAGCAAAGTGTGCGTTTCAAGAGtgaaacacacattttgcatGAAAGAGAAGCTATAACAAACTCAAGCTACCTGCAGCCTCAGCAATAAATTCCCTCGTCCAATCAGCATCTGCTGCATCACCAAGAGCGGTGAGCCCTGGTGCAGAGGCAGAGTCGGGACCCGAGAGGAACTCGGCTGCCCAGTCACCAGAGAGGGCCAACGCTGCCACATCTGGAGCTGTGACATGGAAATATGTGGTGCTTAAAAGGCTGAAAACTGTTTGTGAGCAGCCATACAAACACTAAAGAAAATACATGTCGCTggtatgtaaaataaaataaaaataataattataatcaaGTGTACCTCTTTGTGGAGCTTGTCTGTAATTCTGCTGGTCAATCTGCTGCATTTCCTCCAACAGCTGACCCATGTCAAATGTGTGTGGGGGTCGTGGGGGTGCCTGAAGGAACTCATTCACCAGctgaagcaaaaataaaaacatgttactACAGCTAATAAAGATCCTTCTACTTTTCAGACACTATGCTAAGAAATGTCACCAAGTATACACAGAGCCACACACCTGGAGcttttatttaacatgttaCAGCACATCACAGTCAGAACAATGTGCTGAATATGTAAAGGAATGTAAGCACTGACCTCTTCTTCAGTTGCAATTTCAATGGCAGTGGGGggaatctgaaaaaaagaaggaaaaaacgAGGTTACAAAACAACTACTGCCATGTCTGTTGTCAAGCAGACTTTGTAGGAAGATTTTCAGCTGATAAATTCAGCTATTTGAACTACTAATGAATATCTACAAATTACTCACTGTAGGTGTTGAGCGGTGCCGCCATGCCCCCCCCTCCTTGGTCATGTGACTGGTCAACTTCATGAGGGGATTGGCTCCCCCACATTCTGCCTCCACCAACTCCCGCATCGCCATGGCAACACAAGGATGAAGCAAACCCAATCAGACCACCTGAGAACTGAAAAGAGGATGAATAGATGCattattcttttttgttttggacaGTTCAATTCAGTCTGTGTTCAAGGAAGTTAATGGCATCATATTTTTTAGGCATTTTTTAGGCTATTCACTGAAGTACAGCATTGGATCACTCAATAGTGTTGATAAATTCAAGAACATCCTAAAGGTTAACTGCACAGTATTGGGTTTAATTCCCAAATGAAGAGGACAGCAGTTCAGGCCCCCACCTACaaattatacaaaaataaaatgaagcattctgcacaaataaacttgcctctGTAGAATTGCCCTGCCAACATGAAAAGCTTTTTATCttcaaaaaaaagttaaaaatgcaAGACGCAAGACCTGTGACATTTGGCAACTTTAAATATTCAACCTTAAAGGATGTTTTAATTCAGCACCAAAAAATATTATACACACTTATTAATGCAGGTAATCTTTCTTACTGTTGTGTACAAATATCcctaaaaacatttcttcatgTTTCTGAACCCGTTAAGGGCTGACAGGCCACGCAAGGTGAAATCTTGAGGGTGTTCACACAGCACACATAGTCACGTAACAACATTCAAGCTCCATCTGCTGTTTTCCGTCTCATTTCTCAGCTTAGAGTGAACCATTAATAATGTGGATATGATGGCCCGGCAGGCACAGGCATTTACTGCATATTTCACTCAGCCAGTCTGGTAACTTTACATAATTTTAGTTTTGAACGACAATCAGAAAAAGACAGCATTTAAAGATATCACCATAAAATCACAGACTATGATTTGTATCACACAAGGCTGGGTATAGAACTTAAATACTTCTTTGGTTTGACCAAAAGAAATATGTGCATAGCtccaattatataaaaaaaagctgctctCTAATGGTCTGGTCATCTTGTTAACTTATTGTTAGATTTGATATTTcctcatttaaataatttaattaatttcagacTATTATTTTAGGCAATATTCTTGTACTCTTCTCTTGAAACATTTACCAATTTGGCTTATTTTGATCaattcaataaaatgttttgtagaaaGAATTATTTATATTTCCTAGTGAGCTGCTCAACAAATGACTTGACATTTTGGTATTGGTGCCAAAACTCTACATATCAGGACtagtataaaaacaatacagccaaaaaaataaataaataaaacaaaataaaacacaacccACCATCAATATTAAGTCCtgctttgtctttatttatctgATGATCACTCACCTGATCCTCCAAAAGCAAATCAATAAAAATCCTCCTACAATGATGTAGTCCCTTATACTGTGAATGACTGAATGTGGTCCATGAGAAAACTCTGCTGCTCAACTCACTGACCTATATCCAGGCCCAGGGATGAACAGCTGACAAATTGTTGTACATGCTGGCCTACTCAACTTCTCTAACCCCCCTGGAGGAATACGTAATGGTAACAATTTCCATAATGAAATGTCAGGAAtagaaatttaattaattaaattctaCTTCACTCCACTCTGTTCTACTATAGCAGTGTTCacctaaaaaacacacaagagagTCCATTCTACAGTTGCACAGCTCATCGCTCTGATGGTCTAGACAATAGgtttaagaatattttattcCAACTGATTCAAACAGCTGCTGTATGATGATTAGGGTCAAAGTAAGAGGATTAGACAaagatattaatacacacactatCACAGATAGGCCAGGGTGACACCTGCTTAATGTTACTTGCTCACTTATCTGTTACACATACCAAACCACAAGAAGGTTGTATTGTTTTGTCCTGCACAGTTACATATATTTCACTTGtattgtgacttttttttttcagtcctagAAAATAATTAAACTATGCACACCTGAAAGCAACATTCAGGTGCTCCTACACATGTTTTAACTGTCTGACTGCTGTCATGTGTAAAATTAGTTAACTGACTGGGAGCAGTGAGTGTACAATGATAGCACTGTTATGCCCGAAGCTAACTGTAGGTTCAGCCAGAAACAGCAACGTTAGCTCGTTTAACATTACTCAACGTATCTCTTCTTATGTAGCCAACAGGCTGCTCATTAAATGGCAAGTCAAACGATGGAGATTTCAAGAATTAACGACTGGCTTTCAACGATAGTTGTGGAGTGTAGGAGtgtagctagcgttagctaacggTGCTAGCTAGCTGCTGTCGGGCCAGTGCAGAGATCATTCCTGTTGTATGTAGCCACAGAGGCATCAACAGCGGGTAGCATGATGTTCACCTCACCGCCgagagctgctgctgaagccGAAGCGACAGTCCCTCCTCTCCGGTCTGTCCTTTCCGTCTGATTTAATAAAGGTATCAGAACAAAAGCTGCCGCAGTGACAAACCTCCTGGTAATAACAGTCTCAAAGCAGCCGCCGTGAGTTATTAGCGCTCCTCTTTTATTTACCTTCTTCCTCCATGACCAACAAAACCCCTCACCGATTGCTTGGAGTGTCTCGTACGACGATGTTGTATTCTCA from Micropterus dolomieu isolate WLL.071019.BEF.003 ecotype Adirondacks linkage group LG03, ASM2129224v1, whole genome shotgun sequence harbors:
- the pex5 gene encoding peroxisomal biogenesis factor 5 isoform X1 yields the protein MAMRELVEAECGGANPLMKLTSHMTKEGGAWRHRSTPTIPPTAIEIATEEELVNEFLQAPPRPPHTFDMGQLLEEMQQIDQQNYRQAPQRAPDVAALALSGDWAAEFLSGPDSASAPGLTALGDAADADWTREFIAEAADPGRWAEEYLEQSEEKLWLGDLGDKENEWTKEYQPGDELRQTANELVAKVDDPKLQNTEFLQFIRQIGEGSVTVESRTDKQLTDKAQAEEAQNWASTLNQVSEESAEAWVDQFTASGPDFQEAKAAVESDVDFWEKLQQEWEEMAKRDAESHPWLSDFDQLLSSSYDKGYQFEEDNPYLLHPDPLSEGVKRMEAGDIPGAVRFFESAVQREPDNQLAWQYLGTCQAENEQEFAAISALHRCIELKKDNLTALMALAVSFTNESLHRQACETLRDWLKHNPKYRSVWEQNERERQKDGAREREKERERFGSLLPESLFTDVQSLFLHAANSDPAQVDPQLQCGLGVLFNLSGEYDKAVDCFSAALSVTPQDYLLWNKLGATLANGSRSEEAVAAYRRALELQPGFVRSRYNLGISCVNLGAHREAVEHFLEALSLQRQAAGDGARAARGPGGAAATMMSDNIWSTLRMALSMMGESSLYAAADRRDLDTLLAHFCQREVDGGTE